The nucleotide sequence GCATGTTTCATTGTGATTAGGAGAATACATGTGGATGTGTGGTTCGATAATGCTGGAAAAATATGTATCATTATTTGTTGTTATCATTAAGTTGGAATCGGAAAACAAAGCAACAGCCAATCATGTATTTGTGAGTTCCAATAAGTACCGTTATGCGTTTTTAATTGGTTGCCAGTTCATGGGTGCTCTAATGTATCTGAAGACGTGACACAGCAACCGGTTGGCTTGAGTTGATTGACCTTGGCAGTTGGCAATAGTAGTCATTCATTTCTGCTTTGGATTTCATTGGTTAAggcattttttatttgaagatcCAAGTCTAGTCCTCCTTTTCTATTACGTATGAAATGAACGAAACATctacattatttttattttgctccttCTTTCAACATTTCCCAGGCCCCCCATCCTTCCCCCTAAACCACAGAAAATGCGGAAATCTAGGCCTCGCTCCATGTATAACCACAAGCTGTTCAATGGCAATATGGAGACCTTCATCAAGGTACCCAGTGGTGGAGTGGTGTCTGCCTGAAGGCATCTAGAGCCTTCGTTCTCTTCCTCACTTCTGCGCCTCTCTCTTTCCGCACCCCTTGATCATGCTGTAACGCCTCTGTGCAACCTCTAATCTTCCCCCTCCTTACCGAGGCTCTTCCGGtgcagacagagcagcagacagTTGTCTCTTTATTCCTCTCCAGAGCAATTTATAGCTCTGGCTTGATTTCTAAATCCAGTCTCTCTTTAGACAACAGTGGGTTTGCTTTGTCCCACACTGCACCCAACATTGACTGCATCCCTGCAGCGCTCTGTGCTTAGCCTGCTTTCACCTGCTTCTCTAACTCCCTGCTTTtctgctctctcctcctgtgctgctctgtgctttACTGCTTTCTGTCCCAGGGGACGAAGGAATGCCCGTACCCGCATTCAGGTATCTTTGTTGGAGCTTATTTTGCAGGGCCTGTAGGGTAACAGTATTAATACGCCTGTTAATGATCATATAATACCTGCATGCCGCTGGTTTCTACAGCTGTTCTTATCCTGTGATGTAATAACtggtataataataattatatttattatatcagTATAATTGTAATTGTTATTGAATGTTTGTTTCACACTGCTCATGAGATTCATCATGTCGAGAACATTTTCAGTCTGTGTGAATTAGAACGCGTGATTTGTTTATGGCAAGTATTAAACGAAAAGTATTTCTAACTATATTAAGATGTATCTACTGTTAAAACCTGTATTTAtaagttcatttatttgtgtatatatatatatatatattttttttaattcccccCCAGGACTCAGGTCAACCAATCCCACTTGTTGTAGAGAGCTGTATCAGATGCATCAATCTATACGGTAAGTCTGGCATCATGTTGCTGTGACTAAGTTCTGAGTTAGAAGACACAATCAGAGTGACTTGTGGAGTCCTTCATCAGCCTCGTGAGGCGTGACTGCAGCGATCTGAGCTGGGCCGTTTCCACAAGCACCGTGTTCTCCGAGGTGCTTAGCTGCTCAGCACTGATTTAACAAGCTcacaacaatcacacacacacacacacacacacacacacactataactCCTCCCTGTCTACCTTCACATCTGTCTTCAGCTCATTGTTGTAGCCTGCAGGCCTTTCCTCTGGATCTGGACATAATGAAACTCTAGAAAACTGATTATAAGCCCTCTAACTGAAGCCGCATGCTGCAGCCTCCCTGAGCGTCCGTCCTATGGAAAATTGTGCATTTTATTGCCAGATTACATTTCCTGCTCTGTGCTCTGCGTTTCTAATGGGCTCTCGTGAATCTGGCACTGAGGTTTGGAGATAATGATAGCCTAACTACGTATCCTGGCTTGTATTTCATTCAGGCTTGCAACAGCAAGGAATATTCCGTGTGCCGGGATCACAGGTGGAAGTCAATGATATTAAAAACTCATTTGAGAGAGGTGAGACAGATGGCGTTATTTTCCcctttttatttctcacataCTTAAACAGCGTAATGCACATTTTCCATCTCCTCAAATGTGACCACCGAAGCTCATGCCGTCTTCTTCAGGTGAGGATCCCTTGATCGATGACCAGAACGAGCATGACATCAACTCAGTGGCAGGGGTTCTGAAGCTGTACTTCAGGGGACTGGAGAACCCGCTCTTCCCAAAGGAGCGTTTCCTGGACTTCATCTCCACCATCAGTGAGTcacaaatagtaaaaaaaatacgaaAAAGCGTCACTTTTTTAAGAAAGCCAACTCGGCTGAAGAGGAGAAAGGCATGCGCTGCAGCACATGGAAGCAATCGAATGCTAAGGCCCTCTGCCTGATATTTAACAGAAAGCCAGCAGGAAGATTAGAGTGTGGGAAGCCGTGTGCAAGTTCACCACAGATTCCTTCACCGCCGTTTCCACGGTGATAGTCGATCACTCAGTCAGGGGTCTGACACTCTCTTTTGCCTTTTGCTTTTGAACACTGCTTCTATTTTCCCTGCTGCGGTCTGGTTTGTATTATATTCTGGTGttatacacacatatactgtatatactatGTTTAAACATCTATATTTGTCTCTTGTACATTGTGGCAAGCCACCTTTACTACAactctctgtttctgtccctTGTGTTGCAGAGCTGGAGTCTGGCCCTGAGAGAGCACATCACATCCAGCAGATTGTTGTCACTCTTCCTCGTACCGTCATCATCGTCATGAGATACCTGTTTGCGTTTCTTAATCAGTGAGTTTCAACTGTTTCACTTTATGTTGAAGTCACAGTTGTTGGTGAGTACAgaagtgcatgcagagagaatTTATTCTTTGCAAACACATCTGTAACTGAATGTTAGAGTGAATTTCTATTGGGGGAAATCTGTGTTGAACAAAACCGGAGTCGggtaaaaaaatgtgtgtgaaaatgaTGTGGTATTTATTGCCACATCTGTCTGCAGTATTTTAGATGTTATTTATGGACCCGGAAACTCATACCTTACTGAAGTAGAATACCTGTCCTCCTATAATCGTTGGGCTTTCCTGCGGAACAAAGTGTTTGATTTCATACCCCAGGTTATTTCATTCCATATTTATCTGCTGGAGCTAATCCAGCTGTTGTTTCACAGCTCGGCCTCATGTATGAGGCTCTAACTCTAACTAGGTTGATTTAAATCCATTGATTTAAattttttcaaacatttgaaaATTCATTTTTCACGACTTACTGCAGCAGGTCCGTCATAATTTCAGCTCCTAATTTAGGACGTTTTAGATGTACAAACCTACATCGTCTTCCACCGTCTCCAAGTGGGCAAAAAAATCAAATAGATCAGTTGTAGTATTAAAAGTGTACTAACAATCACACACATTAAACTACCACTGTGTAATGCAGTACAGTATTCTATACTTGTTATCTATCGGCTTCTTACCTCAGTCATATTTATACATGCGGGAAAGAGACACGCGATGCTCAGCTCTCCTGTCCCTCAGTCTCTCCCAGTACAGCGACGAGAACATGATGGATTCATACAATTTGGCAATCTGCTTCGGTCCTACCTTGATGCCCATCCCAGATGAGCAGGACCCTGTCGCATGCCAAGCACATGTCAATGAGGTCATCAAGACCATCATCATCCACAATGAAGTCATCTTTCCCAGTCAGCGCGAGCTGGATGGCCCAGTGTATGAAAAGTGTATGAGTGGAGGGGAGGAGTACTGGTGAGTGTTGTCTAACGCTGATGAGAAACACGTGAGCAATGTGCCATTGTGCTACGTCAGCTATGTTACCATGTTattgtttatgaaataaaaaaaaacagtaaacagctggtcctcacttaccgACGGAGTcacgttccgaagaccccgcCGCTAAATGATTCCGTCGTTGACTTGGCCAAATTTTACCCCGCAATGCCCTGGCGACGCCCCCCGGTCTAtatcccgcctctcacccatagaaaagctgggataggctccagcgacaTCCCCGATGCagaaggcggataaagcgggcatgaaaataaatcaatgaaggattttattttttatatttgcaaatgTATACGCCATTAATACTGTACATAAGTACGTACTCGCTCACAACTGCATGGCCGGTGCATTCCACTCatcgtaacagcgattccttgtcgctaaacacatactttaaaATGTCGGCAAGCCCATCGTGACCTCCGAGTCGCCGTTAAACGAGTACGTtggtaagtgaggaccagctgtataaAGCACCGGGGTGACTTTCTGTTGGCTCCCTTAGTGACAGCCCCCACAGTGAACCAGGAGCTATTGACGAGGCTGACAATGGGACTGAGCCGCACACCAGCGATGAAGGTcagcacatcacagcagtcATCTCATATACCATAGATTATGTATCAGGAATCTTACACCTGGGGAGTTTTCAGCCAAGTAGCTGGATGGTTCACGTTAACTGTTGGTCAGATGGCCAACCTATCTGCCCTGTGTATTTAGATctaatgctagcatgctaaaatAAGGCACGAGCTCGAAACATTCTACCTACCCGACATCAGCATCTTTACTGTCAGCACAGCCCAACCTGTCTAAATACGGCCTGACAGCATTGTTCTGGCCTTCTTTTttcatgcagccccccccccccccccattaactgCTCACCTTGCATCTGTGCACCCTCTTCAATATCAGggcaaagagaaaatgagaataTTGATAGCAGTTTCTTTAGACAGCGCCAGTCAGATTGGACGCCACAACAGAATGCtgaggaatgaaatgaaatgtctcaTTACTATGTGTGATTGGTTGATCGTCGAAAGGGAGGGGGCTCATTCACATGAACGTCACATGAGAATATGAGATTTTACTGCTCCAAGTGGATTAAAAATCACACGAGGATTGACCTTTTAACGGGATGCATTTAAATAAGAGGTGGTGGAGGTTTTGCTCATGATCGCAAAGGCGTACGTTGTGTTTTAAAGCTGAAGGCGAGTTGAGTAAACAGTGTTGGCATGCAGAGCCTACtctttcatctgtgtgtgtgtgtgtgtgtgtgtgtgttaagctcgctgctccccccccccccccccctgcacactcTTTGTTCAGTGTTAGTCAGCAGCTCTCCTGAGACTTTCTCCTTTGTGCAGTGTTTCCCCAATTCTCCTTTGAGCCTTGAATACATAACTGGGCCAGGAacaaaaagccaaatcacatTTAATTCATGGAATATTATTTGCTTTGCCTCCAGTGAAGAGTCAGTGAACGGATCTGTGTAATGTGGAGCGTGTCAGGTCAGACGGGGGGGTAACCTTATCTGTGCTTCATCTGTGCTGGTTGCTGTTCCTAGTGACCCCCCTTCTCTTTGATTCCGCCCGCCTCCTCCGGCCTCCTGCAGGATCTCAATCATACCAGTTGGATCTACATCATGCGACACCATGCTGTGATGATAGGACCTTTTATCTTTTCATTGCTTtaaacatttttcatttgaacagTACTCTTTCTCAATTTTTGCCATCCATTCCTTAGATAAAAATGCATCTCAGTATTTTGCCATACGGTTTTCTCTGACTGACCCCTGCTGGCTGTCTTTTTGAAATGCAgaggaaacacattttcttttaaatttgagcaaaaatctgtatttttactAAACTGATTTTAACCTAAAATAGATATTTTCCTCCTAGTTTTTAAACTGTAGTCAGTTTTACTACTACAACTTATCACTACTACCATCTAAGCTTGGACTCTGCAAGATAATGATGTCTGATTTGTTGTATTTCCTAACGACAGTGTAAATGTTCTTATGATACTCTCATGTGCTGTATTAAAACaatcatttaaatgctgcaaAGATTCAGTTAGAAGAACCGGCACTCCAATTATGCTTCTGTTCTTCTGTTCAGTGGTGCCTTAATTGTTTTTATCAGCCAAGCAGGTCTGTGTATATAATGGAAGAAGATCCATCTTGGGGAAAGAAGACTTTGTGATATCTTTGTTAGAATGTCTCCAAAACTTACGAGTGGATTCCAAAATTCTAGGGGGGGGGTTCATTGTCAGTGAGTCACATTATAGGAGGAGCCATGACATAATGAGGATTCTACACTTATAGTGCGGTCTACTTTTTCTAGTGTTTGTTTTAGTGCAATGTGTActtaatatatatttgaaatctATTCTTGATGAAAAGCTTTTGATTTCTTCACAGGCACTGagcattgttattttatttttgtctaatTGTGTTTTCAGAGCTTGAGCAGATTGAGGCCATCGCTAAGTTTGACTATGTGGGACGGACTCCCAGGGAGCTGTCCTTTAAGAAAGGAGCTTCTCTGCTTCTGTACCACCGAGCGTCCGAGGACTGGTGGGAGGGTCGCCACAATGGCGTAGACGGCCTGATCCCACACCAGTACATTGTGGTGCAAGACCTGTAAGCGGTGTATATTCCAAATGGCCATTATTGAAGCTGATACATAATAAACTGTCACATTGAGTACGTtgcattaaatatttctttaacGCTTCTCTTTCAGGGACGATGCTTTCTCTGATAACCTCAGCCAGAAGGCAGACAGTGAAGCGAGCAGTGGGCCGCTACTGGATGATAAGGGTTCGTCCAAAAATGATGTCCCGTCACCATGTGAACAATCACCTGATTACCACTTTGGAGGAGTCTTGGGGAGGTGGGTACATTTAGAATGGCTTTGTTGCTGTTAAAAGCTCTGGACACTATTTTCCTGTTGTCCTAAATTGATGCCTCTTTAAAGAGTGAGGTTACGGTCGGATGGAGCAGCAATCCCACGCCGTCGGAGTGGCACCGAGACCCGTAGTCCAACCAGAGGGGCTGACACGCCACCCCGGGCCgcagcctgtcccagcagccCCCACAAGGTGTCCATCAGCAAAAATCGAATGGAGAGCCCAGAAAAGAGACGCCTTGGAACCTTTGGCAGTGCAGGGAGTATCAActatgcagacaggaaggcctaTCCTGAGGGCCACCCTCTGAGGCCGGTGCCTGGGGCCACTCGTCACAGCAGCCTGGGGGACCACAAGTCGCTGGAGGCCGAGGCTCTGGCTGAAGTAAGGCTGACATGTTGATGTTACAGATCAATGTAGCCATGCAAGTCTACATCCCACTTCTGTCAAGAACAAAAGTGTTGTCCGTGAATACGTTTACATTTTTAGATGTTCATAAGATGTAGTTTAGTAGTTTAGCTTTCAACAAGGTTTTGTGGAATATTTGGTCATGATTTCTGAAACAAAAATAGAACTAGGAGcctgaaaatgttaaaaatggaAGAAGACATCAAGGATGAAAACCATGTAGTCTAAAGCGTACACTGTGTAGCCTTTATTTAGCAGTGGTCCATCTTCATTATACATGAAGTGCATCAGGGACGGATTCTCAAGCGTCCCTGGCTATTATTGATGGTTGTGTTCTCATCCACCAGGACATAGAGAAGACTATGACAACAGCTCTCCATGAGCTGCGTGAGCTGGAGCGACAGAACGCCGTTAAACAGGCTCCGGACGTGGTCTTGGACACGCTGGAGCCCATGAAGAACCCGGTTGGCTCTGAGCCCGGCAGCCCACTGCATACCATTATGATCCGCGACCCAGATGCAGCAATGcgccgcagcagcagctccacctcGGAGATGATGACCACCTTCAAACCAGCTCTCTCCGCCCGGTTGGCCGGGGCTCATTTACGTCCCCCGCCCATGAGGCCGGCGCGGCCTCCTTCCGCCCAGCACCGTtcgagcagctccagctcctcaGGGGTCGGTAGTCCTGCTGTAACTCCCACTGAGAAGATGTTTCCAAGTAACAGTACGGCTACTGCTTCAAATATAAGTGCGTCCGGTGATGCAGGGGAGAAGTCTGGCACCATGTAGCGAAGACGGAATCTGGTATGGAGCGGCTTCTGCTCAGGAAAGATTTCCAAACCAGGGAAAGGCTTATGAAAATGGTTGCTGATGTGTGAAAAGCAGgcatggatattttttttacttctctgtTTTCTGCCTGAATTAATTCTGCAAACTCCTGAAGAGAGCTTGCCATGCGTTACCATGGTGATAAATCAGTAGAAGAAGCTGTAGAGGCGTGATAGTGTCAAGCTTGATTCTCTTTGAAGCTTGATTTAACTCTAGAACACACAGTATGTCTGCGAATACTTCAGTTTTACCTCAGTtccaatataaaaaaaaacgtatggACATGTTCTCATTCCTCAGAAATGCTGAATGCAAGTGAAGCAATGCTTGTGTGAAATCGGATTTCAACCCAGCACATGTTGTCCAGTCAATCCTGCTGATGTGTATGAAGCACCTCACCTGGACGGGTGCAAACATTCAGGATGAAGTACCGTTTAGGTCGCAGGCCTTACGGCTGTACATACTAACTTACTTGAAGTTGCCATGTTTTCTGTTTGTACTATAATACAGTGGATGTTCAGCAATATAGCAATTTAGTGACATCATATATGGCTGCATGCAGGATgttagaggggaaaaaaggaagaCATTAATTATGTCATTGTCTTTAAGAGACTTGCGATGATTTGGGATTTTCTCCTACCAATATGCTATAAGtatactctttttttcttttcttttaaacctagtttttaaatgaaaaaagttACGTATTGGGATCCTAAAATATCAGGATGTGTCCTTTGGTACTCAAATGAAAGCTTCCTGGGATGCTGATGATCTGAAGTTCTTTCTTATTACTAATCAAATCTTCACAAAGGAAGTCCTTCACCATCATGGCATCAGTGAGAAATACTTAACATTGCCTCCCTTATGTATTTTATATGAAATACAGAAAAGTAATGCATCAACCAATGCAGAAATCCTGCAGTAAACCTGTACATAATAATATAGGTAGTCATTTTTAAGTATTAATCTCCAGGAAAGGCAAAGGGTTGCCTGTGAATGGCCCTTGTGAAGATCAGAATCGACCTTTCTATCATCTCCATATATTCTCTTACCTAGTTAACCTACCTTATTGTGTGCTTAGAATGCATTTGGTATTTCTACTGTAGAAAATTATGCTTCTGAAACATTTGCCCAAAAGATTTGGAACTATTGACTGATCACTTCTAATTtgggctatttttttttttattattgcacTCTGAGGAACCTGCGACGTCAATTTTAAGACATATTGATGTCACAGCTGTTTCCAccctttctgtctttgtcttatCCTTATTGATGGATAGAGTGACGCTACATACCAGTATTTATGCCTCCTATACCTCTTGTCATGCTGTCAGACCTTGACCACAGACTTGTCACGTGCATCCCAAAAAGGCCGCTCTGTTCTGCTTGTCTGCGCTGTAATAACTAACTCATATATCCTGGATGGTTAAACAATGGCTGGATGCGGTGCCTTGCCTCGGGTCAAACGCACAAATTAGTTCGCTATTGGATGTTCCTTTACTTACGAAATGGGCCTTTTTTTATGGTGAATGGAATGATGGACTTATCTGCTTGCTGCAGTCGTTAAAAGTTAAAGAGATTAATAAGAAAGATGAACTGGGCTATTATAAGCATGCAAACCGGGCAGATCCTGCTGTGGACTCTTCTGTCGGACTGTACATATTTCAGTGTTACTGAAATGCATCCTGCTCACTACAAGTAAATGCTTGCAAATGGATTGTTTGCTGATGATTCATCTGACATGAAGGCATTGGGTTTGAGAGAAGAGCGACTTGCAGCCAGAGAAAAACAATAGAGCATTTAAATCACAGTGTCCTCATCACCCCCTGCTGGATACTgttggtactgcattatggtacCATCAGCTGATTCGGGCATTATGCGTACAGTTTTATTTGTCGGTCCTAAGCTATAGTTTTTGCATCTATGGCAAAACTATAAATC is from Brachionichthys hirsutus isolate HB-005 chromosome 8, CSIRO-AGI_Bhir_v1, whole genome shotgun sequence and encodes:
- the srgap3 gene encoding SLIT-ROBO Rho GTPase-activating protein 3, yielding MSSTKLKKDKEIIADYETQVKEIRNQLVEQFKCLEQQSESRIQLLQDLQEFFRRKAEIELEYSRSLEKMAERFSSKIRSSREHQQFKKDQHLLSSVNCWYLVLNQTRRESRDHATLSDIYTNNVIVRLAQISEDVIRLFKKSKDIGIQMHEELVKVTNELYTVMKTYHMYHTESISAESKLKDAEKQEEKQFSKSGDLNVNLLRHEDRQPRRSFVRKIEKMKEKRQAKYSENKLKCTKARNDYLLNLAATNAVVAKYYIHDVSDMIDCCDLGYHASLARTFRTYLSAEYNLETSRHEGLDIIENTVDNLDSRNDKHKIMDMHNQVFCPPMRFDYLPHMGDEVCQVSAQQPVQTELLMRYHQLQSRLATLKIENEEVRKTLDATMQTLQDMLTVEDFDVSDAFQHSRSTESIKSVASESYMSKLNVAKRRANQQETEMFYFSKFKEYLNGSNLIIKLQAKHDLLKQTLGEGERAECGTTRPPILPPKPQKMRKSRPRSMYNHKLFNGNMETFIKDSGQPIPLVVESCIRCINLYGLQQQGIFRVPGSQVEVNDIKNSFERGEDPLIDDQNEHDINSVAGVLKLYFRGLENPLFPKERFLDFISTIKLESGPERAHHIQQIVVTLPRTVIIVMRYLFAFLNHLSQYSDENMMDSYNLAICFGPTLMPIPDEQDPVACQAHVNEVIKTIIIHNEVIFPSQRELDGPVYEKCMSGGEEYCDSPHSEPGAIDEADNGTEPHTSDEELEQIEAIAKFDYVGRTPRELSFKKGASLLLYHRASEDWWEGRHNGVDGLIPHQYIVVQDLDDAFSDNLSQKADSEASSGPLLDDKGSSKNDVPSPCEQSPDYHFGGVLGRVRLRSDGAAIPRRRSGTETRSPTRGADTPPRAAACPSSPHKVSISKNRMESPEKRRLGTFGSAGSINYADRKAYPEGHPLRPVPGATRHSSLGDHKSLEAEALAEDIEKTMTTALHELRELERQNAVKQAPDVVLDTLEPMKNPVGSEPGSPLHTIMIRDPDAAMRRSSSSTSEMMTTFKPALSARLAGAHLRPPPMRPARPPSAQHRSSSSSSSGVGSPAVTPTEKMFPSNSTATASNISASGDAGEKSGTM